The genomic region ACTCCCGTTGGGCGTCCAGGCCCAGGCCGCTATCGCCTTGGCCCTTGGTGGATACTCGGTAGTAAGCAACGATGTTCTTGGTGGCTGTCATGGCGCAGGTCTCGGCTGAATGCTGAACGTGGCGCCAATGTATCACATAGTCGACGGTCGTCAACCACTCGATACGAACAGCCGTTGCACTACTCGTTACAGCCAGCCGCCCACTTCCAGCAATGCTTTACGCAGGATGCGCGTCGTACGCGCCACTGTAAGAAGGCAATCCCCCCTGGCGATTGGTGCCACTGGCGTGCTACAGAGGGCCTACGGGGGAACGGGACGTGATGGGATCAGAGAGACCCTCGCGCATGGATATGGCAAATTTTAGGCTGCTCATGCACTCGCTATCCTATTCGCGAAACCCGTCGAGCCTTGCGGCAGAAATCATCGCCAACTGTCTGCCGCTGTAACAATGATTGGCAAACTCGCGCATTGGTCTATTGAGTTGTCCTGCTGCATGCGCGTCGATTCTAGAGGCCACGTCGTTTGCTTCTGCCTCACTAGCGCCTTCACTTCGGGAAGCCAAATACACATAAGCTCTTACTGCCTTTCTTCCTCTGATCGTACCGAACACAAACAGACCAACGGCCACCGCGATTACTAAAGCAATGATCTCCATTCCTTCACCTCTCCTTGAATTGTAAGCGCGTCAAGGTTAGCCGAAGTCAGCGCCAGATGTCATGGCATCTGGCTACTCTCTCTCTCGAATCGCTACAGCGGGCGAATCCAACAGCAGCCCCGCACCTTATCCAGCAATTCGCTGGGCAGTCAGGGGGGGGAGACTTGCCACCATAAATCGCCGTAATGCTTTGCTGTGACGGTGGGGGCACAGGCCCAGTGCGCCCGGTGTGCTCATTTGAACGGTTCACCGCAAAAGTGCCCGTATTCATTGGTCCAAACCGAAATCTCTTGTCCAGTCTCTGAATGGGGCGTCACATCCTGACCTGGTCAGGGCTACTGGCCAGTGGTCGGCTTGGGTTGTTCGTAGCGGGCGTTGAAGGCCTGGATGAAACCGTTGCGCAATATCTGCAAAAAGGCGGCGAACGCGCTGACATCCTGCTGATGCACGCTGCCACTGAGTTCAACGCGGGTGGCGAATTGATTCTTCTGCTGATTTTTCAGCAGGGTCTCGCCGGCTCCGACGATGGCTTCCCAGACCGAGCGCAGCAGGCTCTTGTCCTGGTTCTCGACATCCTGCTGCCAATCGAACACCTCGACATTGTGCAGCAACGGCTTGATATAGCCGGTGAGCTTGCCCTTTTCGGCCTGGGCCTCGATCACTACGTCACCGCTGCCGCCGTTGAAATCGAACTTGCCGTAGGCCGAAGCGAAGTCGTTGACCTTGCGCAACTCGATGCCGGTGGCCCGCAAGCGGAATTCGAAATCCTCGAAGTTGCTCAGCGGGTCGAAAGTGGCGGTGGTTTCCAGGGGCGCGTGGCCGAGCAGCAGGGCCTTGCCTTCGAAGCGGGCATCGCGTCGGCCCTTGAGATTGACGACATTGGTCAGGTTGTAGAGGCTGGCATTGACCTCGGTGGCCTGCAGATTGACCGGCGGCGAAGAGTTGAAGTTGCGAAAGCTGATGCGCCCATTGTCGATCCGCACTTCGTTCAGGGTGATCGGCAGCAGTTTGCCCAGTTGCGCGCGCCAGTCGGTGCCCTCACCGGTCTGGGACGCCTGCCGGTTGTTCGCGCCACCATCGACGAAGTTCAGTTCCGGTTCGCTGAACTGCACTTCGGCCACCACTGCGTGATTGTCCCAGAGGGATTTCCAGCTCACCGACAGGTCGATCGCTGGGGCCTTGAGGAACGGTACTGGCACCTTGCCGCTGACCTTGACGATTTCCAGACCGTTGATCCGGTAGGCGCCGCGCCAGAGTGCCAGGTCGACATCGGTCACCTGGCCACGGTAGTCGCCCATGTCGGCCAGCTTTTCATTCAGATAGTTGCGCACCAGATACGGCAAGGCCAGGTCCACGGCCACCACCAGCAGTACCACGGTCGCGAGGCCCCACAAGGGCCAACGGTAACGACGTTTCATCCCAGATGCTCCGGCAGGCTGTCATAAGCGATGGACCGCCGACAACAGTATACGTTCGCCATCACTGGACGCCTGCCTGACTGGGACATACCCTTGAAAGCCAATTCACCATCGCCCAAAGGACTCGTCATGAGCCGTATTTTCGCCGACAACGCTCATTCCATCGGTAATACGCCCCTGGTTCAGATCAATCGCATCGCCCCACGCGGCGTGACCATCCTGGCCAAGATAGAAGGGCGCAACCCGGGGTATTCGGTGAAGTGCCGGATCGGTGCGAACATGGTCTGGGACGCCGAAAGCAGCGGTCGCCTCAAGTCGGGCATGACCATCGTCGAGCCGACGTCCGGCAACACCGGGATCGGCCTGGCCTTTGTCGCCGCTGCCCGTGGCTACAAACTGCTGCTGACCATGCCGGCGTCGATGAGCATCGAGCGGCGCAAGGTACTCAAGGCCCTGGGCGCCGAACTGGTGCTGACCGAGCCGGGCAAGGGCATGAAAGGCGCCATCGAGAAGGCCAGCGAGATCGCCAACAGCGACCCTGCCCAGTACTTCATGCCGGCGCAGTTCGACAACCCGGCCAACCCGGCGATTCATGAAAAGACCACCGGGCCGGAAATCTGGAATGACACCGACGGTGCGGTCGACGTGCTGGTGGCGGGCGTGGGCACGGGCGGCACCATCAGTGGCGTCTCGCGCTACATCAAGCAGACCCAGGGCAAGCCGATCCTTTCGGTGGCGGTGGAACCGGTGACCTCGCCAGTGATCACCCAGACCCTGGCCGGTCAGGAGGTCAAACCGTCGCCGCACAAGATCCAGGGTATTGGTGCCGGTTTCGTGCCGAAGAACCTTGACCTGTCGCTGGTCGACCGGGTCGAACTGGTCACCGATGAGGAGTCCAAGGCCATGGCCCTGCGCCTGATGCAGGAGGAGGGCATCCTGTGCGGCATCTCCTGCGGGGCGGCGATGGCCGTGGCCGTGCGTCTGGCGGAGACCCCGGAGATGCAGGGCAAGACTATCGTCGTCGTGCTGCCGGACTCCGGCGAGCGTTATCTGTCGAGCATGTTGTTCAGCGACCTGTTCACCGAGCAGGAAAACCAGCAGTAAGACGCTGGGCAGGTTA from Pseudomonas asplenii harbors:
- a CDS encoding DUF748 domain-containing protein, producing MKRRYRWPLWGLATVVLLVVAVDLALPYLVRNYLNEKLADMGDYRGQVTDVDLALWRGAYRINGLEIVKVSGKVPVPFLKAPAIDLSVSWKSLWDNHAVVAEVQFSEPELNFVDGGANNRQASQTGEGTDWRAQLGKLLPITLNEVRIDNGRISFRNFNSSPPVNLQATEVNASLYNLTNVVNLKGRRDARFEGKALLLGHAPLETTATFDPLSNFEDFEFRLRATGIELRKVNDFASAYGKFDFNGGSGDVVIEAQAEKGKLTGYIKPLLHNVEVFDWQQDVENQDKSLLRSVWEAIVGAGETLLKNQQKNQFATRVELSGSVHQQDVSAFAAFLQILRNGFIQAFNARYEQPKPTTGQ
- the cysK gene encoding cysteine synthase A; its protein translation is MSRIFADNAHSIGNTPLVQINRIAPRGVTILAKIEGRNPGYSVKCRIGANMVWDAESSGRLKSGMTIVEPTSGNTGIGLAFVAAARGYKLLLTMPASMSIERRKVLKALGAELVLTEPGKGMKGAIEKASEIANSDPAQYFMPAQFDNPANPAIHEKTTGPEIWNDTDGAVDVLVAGVGTGGTISGVSRYIKQTQGKPILSVAVEPVTSPVITQTLAGQEVKPSPHKIQGIGAGFVPKNLDLSLVDRVELVTDEESKAMALRLMQEEGILCGISCGAAMAVAVRLAETPEMQGKTIVVVLPDSGERYLSSMLFSDLFTEQENQQ